The Bombus fervidus isolate BK054 chromosome 8, iyBomFerv1, whole genome shotgun sequence genome window below encodes:
- the LOC139990085 gene encoding uncharacterized protein isoform X3 encodes MESSGAVTIEGENYQVVDECIEEEDTSNIVQHKYVKNLDTEKQSNTSDKNIQQNEDTNERKENINIKNSPNIDVGKNENTIVEEKNNSYMEKNENTIVEEKSDSYMKRNENIIVEEKNDSYMEKNENTTMEKEECTKIKKNENITIRKEEDTNIDMIEDISMEKDEKVPIVDSTNSALSDNLNPNDNDAKNKPNTENKCSQQSNVESIDFTADITLDQLDQQRSMTDEDILHHLDEIENIDLDPKDFQIQEENESMEKDTKDHSSHTESKFVKESEEDESINVDKTTSNTINKEIKQELKIEKSERNDWYEKKLIEKETIIKERLSKVARVLGISYPFYEKWLEHEEKINGSPLCRLKPSRRCCLDKPYTNRWKFICNKKDIHESITEVDNSDISFNKNRKIVWKLEPSGAWGVNINNESQFPSFVLRAVKIFEDFLQTTEQSLISHNSPDVNFSDDVSIDVVSKKDTNNEERQDWLWLVVRCNSMDELMLFATGQNISRSTMDRLKQVYESGPGKDCNVKSLYCKSTNKYNDTAVTDTTFLVGSEALDEIVGGLKVQLAPKTNFWSNTAGAENVATAVIDLLAPTPKTTVLEIGCGIGLIGLMMASKCQQVIGVDSPSEVEEAEMTCELNNIKNASFIMGSPIEVTTKIIAAVKNRKTCAVINANTNVGRAIEVMTALRKIPSLKRIVMITTLTKQSVRAILELARPGDHSHGSPFIPIVACVVDTLPNGPHFEAVILMQRRMINKFNQIWSQKTAGGDIKNSENKIFHEKINQQNTNQIGKKISSKPTELQTKMNFNKFLVKNHTKRSKISIKKAFYIKHAENSSIKNRFNRKRSHSPDKGETPKKLIKKFSKSCVIAWHPDQASKKKKEWDTGNSQLCTNLFYEKKMQERPKEQTDLRERLSHNRLDTDIAQTLKEHQALLEIAKEKLSGPAPTVDMNTAKQLQNMLNIVLEQTNKLQNQLPRSVWDRIASPGNINSGQRENKQDDPLLKGRYVQEMGSQDILITMPNKRFLDNEEPEPKPMYKKYNNLPPLEPNTIMPVAYAINSREEKSFRVTPERFARSFRVEVNQNRDPRIRRNEMENMKKPISPVRRQTSSPKHRVTPPKRLSPKRPLLSPPRRPCSPPRRHFSPLQRPTSPMYRQRSPIRRQISPLGRPMSPRRMSPLRQASSPRRPSPPRRIEMSMNRSISPFRHQVSLRQMSPIRSTLSPRRQSSSMKRPISPLRRQIPSPNRMILPNRQDILLSRRQAMPQERQQTSTMRRMESHKLMFEHPTLSRQQSPQKRQMSPSRFTDDWDIPNRRAIEQNILVRPVDQIPEQNIWQSEQTPASSNNWEQIACNDRRRKSFNQEKWETAKDPMRSDGWNNGGNTWNSKQMYTKPMMKETWSSNSDNKWSPTSMPSSSNDNWNIRGKDSLSACTESWMENKNQGRWESLNVKDSWKCDKEDLNDLPEDAKDPWGDDGISDLKERWLKFESTGTSNTWVRENEQQRGDSWNSKYNKDNWQNKGLSFVTKSQWQNNDSKNIGESRWLPQSDEKKPTCSGWQNGNSVGSWQFQNPSFQSQRSFPSTQFKSSY; translated from the exons ATGG aAAGTTCAGGAGCAGTTACAATTGAAGGAGAAAACTATCAAGTAGTAGATGAATGTATTGAAGAAGAAGATACATCTAACATTGTGCAACATAAATATGTCAAAAACTTAGACACAGAAAAACAATCTAATACGTCAGATAAGAATATACAACAGAATGAAGATACAAAtgagaggaaagaaaatataaatataaaaaatagtcCAAATATAGATGtagggaaaaatgaaaatacaattgtggaagaaaaaaacaattcatatatggaaaaaaatgaaaacacaATTGTGGAAGAGAAAAGTGATTCATatatgaaaagaaatgaaaatataattgtagaagagaaaaatgattcatatatggaaaaaaatgaaaatacgaCTATGGAGAAGGAAGAATGtacaaagataaagaaaaatgaaaatataactaTAAGGAAGGAGGAAGATACAAACATAGACATGATTGAAGATATAAGTATGGAGAAAGATGAGAAAGTTCCAATTGTCGATTCAACTAATAGTGCGTTATCAGATAATTTGAATCCTAATGATAATGACGCAAAAAATAAACcaaatacagaaaataaatGTTCACAACAATCAAATGtagaatcgatcgattttacTGCTGATATTACTTTAGATCAGTTGGATCAACAAAGAAGTATGACAGATGAAGACATTTTGCATCATTtggatgaaattgaaaatatagatttaGATCCTAAAGATTTCCAAATACAGGAGGAAAATGAGTCAATGGAAAAAGACACAAAAGACCATTCTTCTCATACAGAAAGtaaatttgttaaagaaaGTGAAGAAGATGAAAGTATTAATGTAGATAAAACAACATCAAATACtataaacaaagaaataaaacaagaattaaaaatagagaaatcTGAAAGGAATGATTGGTATGAGAAAAAG CTTATTGAGAAGGAAACAATTATAAAAGAACGACTTTCAAAAGTGGCCAGAGTTTTAGGAATTTCTTATCCATTTTATGAGAAATGGTTAGAAcatgaagaaaaaataaacggGTCTCCTCTCTGTAGATTAAAACCATCTCGACGATGTTGCTTGGATAAACCGTATACTAATCGTTGGAAATTCATTT gtaataaaaaagatatacatgAGTCCATAACAGAAGTGGACAATTCTgacatttcttttaataaaaatagaaaaatagtcTGGAAATTAGAACCCAGTGGGGCATGGggtgtaaatataaataacgaatCTCAATTTCCATCTTTTGTATTACGTGCTGTAAAG ATATTTGAAGATTTTCTCCAAACTACAGAACAATCATTAATCTCACATAATTCTCCAGATGTAAACTTTTCTGATGATGTATCTATAGATGTAGTATCAAAAAAAGACACAAATAATGAAGAAAGACAGGATTGGTTATGGTTAGTAGTGCGTTGCAACAGTATGGATGAACTTATGCTATTTGCAACTGGACAAAATATCAGTCGCTCTACAATGGATAGGTTGAAACAAGTTTATGAATCTGGACCTGGGAAAGATTGTAATGTTAAATCCTTATATTGCAAATCAACAAATAA gTATAACGATACTGCTGTCACGGATACAACATTTTTAGTTGGTTCAGAAGCTTTGGATGAAATTGTTGGGGGCCTGAAAGTACAACTTGCGcctaaaacaaatttttggtCAAATACTGCAGGAGCAGAGAATGTAGCAACCGCAGTAATAGATTTACTTGCACCTACTCCAAAAACAACAGTGCTTGAAATAGGATGTGGTATTGGTCTCATTGGATTGATGATGGCttct AAATGTCAACAAGTCATAGGAGTGGATTCTCCATCAGAAGTAGAAGAAGCTGAGATGACAtgtgaattaaataatataaagaatgCTTCATTTATAATGGGGTCTCCTATTGAAGTAACGACTAAAATCATTGCAGCAGTAAAAAATCGTAAAACGTGTGCAGTAATCAATGCAAATACTAATGTTGGTCGAg CAATTGAGGTTATGACAGCTCTCAGAAAAATACCATCCCTTAAACGAATAGTAATGATAACAACATTAACCAAGCAATCAGTGCGTGCTATATTAGAATTAGCTCGTCCCGGAGATCATAGTCATGGTTCACCATTTATTCCTATTGTGGCATGTGTTGTTGACACTTTACCTAATGGCCCTCATTTTGAAGCGGTTATTTTGATGCAACGACGAATGATAAACAAGTTTAATCAAATATGGTCACAAAAAACTGCAGGAggagatataaaaaattcagaaaacaaaatttttcacgaaaaaataaatcaacaAAACACTAATCAAATAGGTAAAAAAATCTCAAGCAAACCAACTGAATTACAAACTAAAATgaactttaataaattcttggTCAAAAATCACACAAAAAGGtcaaaaatatcgataaagaaAGCGTTTTACATAAAACACGCTGAAAATTCATCTATAAAAAATAGATTCAATAGGAAACGTTCCCATTCTCCAGATAAAGGAGAAACACCAAAAAAgctaataaagaaatttagtAAATCATGTGTTATAGCATGGCATCCTG atcAAGcatcaaagaagaaaaaagaatgggACACGGGAAATTCACAATTATGTACGAATCTATTCTATGAAAAAAAGATGCAAGAGCGTCCCAAAGAACAAACTGATTTAAGAGAGAGGTTATCTCATAATCGATTGGATACTGATATCGCTCAAACATTAAAAGAACATCAAGCACTTTTAGAAATAGCAAAGGAAAAGTTAAGCGGACCAGCACCGACTGTTGATATGAATACTGCAAAACAATTGcaaaatatgttaaatatcgttttagaacaaacaaataaacttCAAAATCAACTTCCACGTTCTGTTTGGGACCGTATTGCTTCACCAGGAAACATAAATTCCGGTCAAAGGGAAAATAAACAAGATGATCCTCTTTTGAAGGGTCGTTATGTTCAAGAGATGGGTTCCCAGGATATTCTAATCACAATGCCAAATAAGAGATTCTTAGATAATGAAGAGCCTGAACCAAAACCaatgtacaaaaaatataataatttaccacCTTTAGAGCCAAACACAATTATGCCAGTAGCATATGCAATTAACTCTagagaagaaaaatctttCCGTGTAACACCAGAAAGATTTGCCAGATCGTTCAGAGTCGAGGTAAACCAGAATCGGGATCCAAGAATTCGTAGGAATGAAATGGAAAACATGAAAAAACCAATTTCACCTGTGAGAAGACAAACTTCTTCACCAAAACATCGTGTAACTCCTCCAAAAAGACTTTCCCCTAAACGTCCATTGCTATCACCTCCAAGACGTCCATGTTCTCCTCCGAGAAGACATTTTTCTCCTCTTCAACGTCCCACTTCACCTATGTATCGACAACGTTCTCCTATAAGACGTCAAATATCTCCGTTAGGACGACCAATGTCACCGAGACGAATGTCACCCTTAAGACAAGCTTCATCACCGAGACGTCCATCACCGCCACGACGAATAGAAATGTCTATGAATCGTTCAATATCACCATTTAGACATCAAGTATCACTACGACAAATGTCTCCCATAAGATCCACTTTGTCTCCTAGAAGACAATCATCGTCGATGAAGCGACCGATATCTCCACTAAGAAGACAAATTCCGTCTCCTAATCGAATGATACTTCCTAATAGGCAGGATATATTACTTTCTAGGAGACAAGCAATGCCACAAGAAAGGCAGCAGACATCGACAATGAGACGAATGGAGTCacataaattaatgtttgaaCATCCTACATTATCACGACAACAATCTCCTCAAAAACGACAAATGTCACCATCAAGATTTACCGATGATTGGGATATACCAAATAGAAGAGCCattgaacaaaatattttggttCGACCTGTTGACCAAATACCTGAACAAAATATCTGGCAAAGTGAACAAACTCCGGCATCTAGTAATAATTGGGAACAAATTGCATGTAACGATAGACGTCGTAAGAGTTTTAATCAAGAAAAGTGGGAAACTGCTAAAGATCCTATGCGCAGTGATGGTTGGAATAATGGTGGAAATACTTGGAATTCCAAACAGATGTATACAAAGCCTATGATGAAAGAAACATGGTCATCAAATTCTGATAATAAATGGTCACCAACATCTATGCCCAGTAGTAGTAATGATAACTGGAATATTCGTGGAAAAGATAGCTTGTCTGCTTGCACAGAATCTTGGATGGAAAATAAGAACCAAGGTAGATGGgaatcgttaaacgttaaagaTTCTTGGAAGTGTGACAAGGAAGATTTGAATGACTTACCAGAAGATGCAAAAGATCCTTGGGGTGATGATGGTATTTCAGATTTAAAAGAAAGATGGCTTAAATTTGAAAGTACCGGTACATCAAATACATGGGTAAGGGAAAATGAACAACAGCGAGGAGATTCATGGAACTCAAAATATAACAAAGATAACTGGCAAAATAAAGGATTATCTTTTGTTACAAAATCTCAGTGGCAAAATAATGACAGTAAAAATATTGGAGAATCACGTTGGCTTCCCCAAAGTGATGAGAAGAAACCTACATGTAGTGGTTGGCAAAATGGGAATAGTGTTGGATCTTGGCAATTTCAAAATCCAAGTTTTCAATCACAACGTTCTTTTCCTTCAACTCAGTTCAAAAgttcatattaa